From the genome of Persephonella sp., one region includes:
- a CDS encoding RNA methyltransferase, which translates to MKNSHVFISVVHYPAVNKDKKWVVTSFTTLDFHDVARPARTYELGGYFIVQPLEAQQFVISEQIKYWTEGFGSKFNPRRSEAAKLVRLVSSITEAIEKIKEETGKTPKLIATSAKKYPQTVSYKEMSEIIRKGDNAFLILLGTGWGMPEELVQSCDYVLEPILGAGDYNHLSVRNASAIILDRLFSPNR; encoded by the coding sequence ATGAAAAACAGCCATGTTTTTATATCTGTTGTACATTATCCAGCAGTTAACAAAGATAAAAAATGGGTTGTAACGTCTTTTACAACACTTGATTTTCACGATGTGGCAAGGCCTGCAAGAACCTATGAGCTTGGAGGTTATTTTATTGTTCAGCCCCTTGAGGCTCAGCAGTTTGTTATATCAGAGCAGATAAAATACTGGACTGAAGGGTTTGGATCAAAATTCAATCCAAGAAGATCAGAGGCTGCAAAACTTGTAAGGCTTGTTTCATCTATCACAGAGGCTATTGAAAAAATAAAAGAAGAGACCGGGAAAACTCCAAAGCTGATAGCAACATCAGCAAAAAAATATCCACAAACAGTTTCGTATAAAGAGATGTCCGAGATTATACGAAAAGGGGATAATGCATTTTTAATACTTTTAGGAACAGGTTGGGGTATGCCTGAAGAACTTGTCCAGAGCTGTGATTACGTTCTTGAACCAATTTTAGGAGCAGGAGATTACAACCACCTGTCGGTTAGAAATGCATCAGCGATAATACTGGACAGACTATTCTCACCAAACAGGTAG
- the mraY gene encoding phospho-N-acetylmuramoyl-pentapeptide-transferase, protein MLYHLLYQYFDINLFKYITFRGFYALITSFLISLIIGPYIISRLKIFQKKEGGYVREFTPNGHELKKHTPTMGGILIVLSVLISALLWCRLDNFYVWITVFTMLSFALLGGWDDYKKIKTKKGISSKTKFVFQITLASFVAVCLYLYPDFNSVLYLPFLKNVYIDLGIFYILFMVFVIVGTSNAVNLTDGLDGLAIGPSLIAIASFAFFAYVAGHSKLAGYLHLPHIAGSGELTVFMMAFLGAGLGFLWFNSFPAEVFMGDAGSLSIGAVLGTVAIITKQEIVLAIVGGIFVVETLSVILQVAYFKMTGKRLFLMAPIHHHFEKKGIEEPKIVTRVWIISILLAIIALSTLKIR, encoded by the coding sequence ATGCTTTACCACCTTTTATACCAATACTTTGATATTAATTTATTCAAATATATAACCTTTAGAGGGTTTTATGCCCTAATTACGTCATTTTTGATCTCTCTGATTATTGGACCATACATAATATCAAGACTAAAAATATTTCAGAAAAAAGAAGGTGGGTATGTAAGAGAATTTACCCCTAATGGACATGAGCTCAAAAAACATACACCAACAATGGGAGGAATACTTATTGTCCTTTCTGTCCTGATTTCTGCCCTTTTGTGGTGCAGGCTTGATAACTTTTATGTCTGGATAACTGTCTTCACTATGCTTTCTTTTGCCCTTCTTGGCGGCTGGGACGACTACAAAAAGATAAAAACAAAAAAAGGAATTTCCTCAAAAACAAAATTTGTTTTCCAGATCACTTTGGCATCTTTTGTAGCTGTCTGCCTTTATCTTTACCCTGATTTTAACTCTGTTCTTTATTTGCCCTTTTTAAAAAATGTTTATATTGATCTTGGGATTTTTTACATTCTTTTTATGGTCTTTGTTATTGTTGGGACATCAAATGCGGTAAATCTTACAGATGGACTTGATGGACTTGCGATAGGTCCTTCCCTTATTGCGATAGCTTCATTTGCATTTTTTGCTTATGTTGCCGGTCATTCAAAGCTTGCAGGATATCTGCACCTTCCACACATAGCCGGAAGCGGTGAGTTAACTGTTTTTATGATGGCATTCTTAGGTGCCGGACTTGGTTTCTTATGGTTTAACTCATTCCCTGCCGAAGTTTTTATGGGAGATGCCGGATCCCTTTCAATAGGTGCTGTTCTTGGAACTGTCGCTATAATTACAAAACAGGAAATCGTTCTGGCTATTGTGGGAGGAATATTTGTTGTGGAAACACTTTCTGTAATACTTCAGGTTGCCTATTTTAAAATGACAGGAAAAAGGCTTTTTTTAATGGCACCGATCCACCATCATTTTGAGAAAAAGGGTATAGAAGAGCCTAAAATAGTCACAAGAGTATGGATAATATCCATTTTACTCGCAATAATAGCTCTTTCAACATTAAAGATCAGGTAG
- the secG gene encoding preprotein translocase subunit SecG has product MDILFTVLSILLIIDAVLLIIIVLMQKTKGAEIGAIFGSGAAAAVLGAGASNILTKITYWLGGLFMFLVFALSFIHHKSVKSSSVISDLPETQQTQQKQK; this is encoded by the coding sequence ATGGATATTCTTTTTACTGTTCTTTCTATTTTGCTGATAATAGATGCTGTTCTTCTGATAATTATAGTTCTTATGCAAAAAACTAAAGGTGCAGAGATAGGGGCTATATTTGGATCAGGTGCCGCAGCAGCCGTATTAGGAGCCGGTGCTTCAAACATTCTTACCAAAATAACATACTGGTTAGGTGGATTATTTATGTTTCTGGTTTTTGCCCTTTCTTTTATACATCACAAATCAGTTAAAAGTTCTTCAGTTATCAGTGATCTACCTGAAACACAGCAAACACAGCAAAAGCAAAAGTGA